From Halapricum desulfuricans, a single genomic window includes:
- a CDS encoding DUF7110 family protein: protein MTSRVYRLHSTLELPLEDVYSFFEDPDLPEEIEDVEITRRNNTLILSAVATDSSMSKYTPTAQLKASVTENRVYEEDPEEMDGPGPSRSGGGPQWGTFEEEEEEIESELVEYACFKGDRETVLQNTAVQYPMFTVLRDVAKIAEKGTLTAIVVNEDDELEAVRIVDGEQRPATITVTEDPAEDQDGSGVDWRNNEFIS from the coding sequence ATGACCAGTCGCGTATACCGACTCCACTCGACGCTCGAACTGCCGCTCGAAGACGTCTACTCGTTCTTCGAGGATCCGGATCTCCCCGAGGAGATCGAGGACGTAGAGATCACCAGACGGAACAACACGCTCATCCTGAGTGCTGTTGCCACCGACAGCAGCATGAGCAAGTACACGCCGACAGCCCAGCTGAAGGCGAGTGTCACCGAAAACCGGGTCTACGAGGAGGATCCGGAGGAGATGGACGGCCCAGGCCCCTCCCGAAGCGGGGGCGGTCCACAGTGGGGCACGTTCGAAGAGGAAGAGGAGGAGATCGAATCCGAACTGGTCGAGTACGCCTGTTTCAAGGGAGACCGCGAGACCGTCCTACAGAACACGGCCGTCCAGTACCCGATGTTCACCGTGCTTCGGGATGTCGCGAAGATCGCCGAAAAGGGGACGCTGACAGCCATCGTCGTCAACGAAGACGACGAGCTGGAAGCCGTCCGGATCGTCGATGGCGAGCAGCGACCCGCGACGATCACGGTCACCGAAGACCCCGCGGAGGATCAGGACGGTAGCGGCGTCGACTGGCGCAACAACGAATTTATCAGCTAG
- a CDS encoding bacterio-opsin activator domain-containing protein → MTDWLPLGIALLSVSLRVVGVGYSALLLYRVRDLRFGFLTLMLTLMAVRQALTLSVADPGIEELPGLIVSGLAVLTVYYLSQYVRQEQQTKERLTAKNDQLRGFRKAIRHAGHGIFITDTDGTIEYANPEIEGLTGYNREEVIGENPRMWKSGEHDEAFYASMWETVRNGDVWEGEIVNERKDGEQCWVDMTIAPIIDERGEIERYVAVDTDVTERKERERRIQRQNDQLQRLNTTNRILRDVNQTLVQAESRGEIERAVCAEFAGTDPYSFAWIGTRNMVNESLRASTHAGIDDDAIEALVDAHNDSDDEDILQRSIRTESPQIVHDIGDDPEDAWQTALAERGYRSAAAIPLVYDGMVYGALEVVSTEPRAFEAIDDDVLVELGHTVAYAINATESKQALMADSVVELEFQLAEGCGVCALARELDADATLERLSRSPDGRLVAYATLTGCDRTAVESTVEDVPAIADAAFVCDHDDGGLFRLDLADTCVESTLVDHGGVVTGQTVEDGQGRLTVEFPQRTDVRSLVESVTADHEGIDLLARREHERPARTEQEVRSQLQAELTDRQLEALRTAYVGGFFEWPRENTGEEIAELMGVSQTTFLQHLRTAQRKTLSLLLDDEQARRAADPI, encoded by the coding sequence GTGACCGACTGGCTCCCGCTGGGGATCGCGCTGCTCTCGGTCTCGCTTCGCGTCGTGGGCGTCGGCTACTCCGCGCTGTTGCTCTATCGGGTCCGGGACCTCCGGTTTGGCTTCCTCACGCTGATGTTGACACTGATGGCGGTCCGACAGGCACTGACGCTGAGTGTCGCCGATCCCGGGATCGAGGAACTCCCTGGGCTGATTGTCAGCGGACTCGCCGTACTGACGGTCTACTATCTCTCCCAGTACGTCCGACAGGAACAGCAAACGAAAGAACGTCTCACGGCCAAAAACGACCAACTCCGCGGGTTCAGGAAGGCGATCCGCCACGCCGGTCACGGCATCTTCATCACTGACACCGACGGGACGATCGAGTACGCCAACCCTGAGATCGAGGGGTTGACCGGGTACAATCGCGAGGAAGTGATCGGCGAAAATCCCCGGATGTGGAAGTCCGGTGAGCACGACGAGGCGTTCTATGCATCGATGTGGGAAACGGTCCGGAACGGCGACGTCTGGGAAGGCGAGATCGTCAACGAACGCAAGGACGGCGAACAGTGCTGGGTCGATATGACGATCGCGCCGATCATCGACGAGCGCGGTGAGATCGAGCGGTACGTCGCAGTCGACACCGACGTGACCGAGCGCAAGGAGCGCGAACGGCGCATCCAGCGCCAGAACGACCAGCTCCAGCGGCTCAACACGACCAACCGGATTCTCCGTGATGTCAATCAGACGCTCGTCCAGGCCGAAAGCCGCGGCGAGATCGAGCGTGCGGTCTGTGCGGAGTTCGCCGGAACGGATCCCTACAGCTTCGCCTGGATCGGCACGCGGAACATGGTCAACGAATCGCTCCGTGCGAGCACACACGCGGGGATCGACGACGACGCGATCGAGGCCCTGGTTGACGCACACAACGACAGCGACGACGAAGACATCCTGCAGCGCTCGATCCGGACCGAGTCACCGCAGATCGTCCACGACATCGGTGACGATCCTGAAGACGCCTGGCAGACGGCTCTCGCCGAGCGAGGCTACCGTTCGGCCGCAGCGATTCCGCTGGTCTACGACGGGATGGTCTACGGCGCGCTGGAAGTCGTCTCGACCGAACCGCGAGCGTTCGAGGCGATCGACGACGACGTGTTGGTCGAACTCGGCCACACGGTCGCGTACGCGATCAACGCCACCGAGAGCAAGCAGGCGCTGATGGCCGACAGCGTCGTCGAACTGGAGTTCCAGCTTGCGGAGGGCTGTGGCGTGTGTGCACTCGCCAGGGAACTGGACGCCGACGCGACGCTTGAACGCCTCTCTCGATCCCCGGACGGCCGACTCGTCGCGTACGCCACGCTGACGGGCTGTGACAGGACGGCCGTCGAATCGACGGTCGAGGATGTCCCGGCCATCGCGGACGCGGCTTTTGTCTGCGATCACGACGACGGCGGACTCTTCCGGCTTGATCTGGCCGACACCTGCGTCGAATCGACGCTTGTCGATCACGGCGGCGTCGTGACCGGGCAGACGGTCGAGGACGGTCAGGGGCGACTCACCGTCGAGTTCCCACAGCGGACCGACGTCCGCTCGCTCGTCGAGTCCGTGACGGCCGATCACGAGGGGATCGATCTGCTGGCACGCCGCGAACACGAGCGCCCGGCCAGGACCGAACAGGAGGTCCGCTCGCAACTACAAGCGGAGTTGACCGACCGCCAGCTCGAAGCGCTCAGGACGGCCTACGTCGGCGGCTTTTTCGAGTGGCCACGGGAGAACACCGGCGAGGAGATCGCGGAGCTGATGGGCGTCTCACAGACGACGTTCCTCCAGCACCTCCGGACCGCACAGCGCAAGACGCTGTCGCTGTTGCTTGATGACGAACAGGCGAGACGGGCGGCAGACCCGATCTAG
- a CDS encoding 4Fe-4S dicluster domain-containing protein, whose amino-acid sequence MSQSNAPGVPDVADIDQMVENEREDPESVLAETDHSTDLGLAMAEDAKRVGRGDLESEEFWAKYDEAARAEFGEAYEATPNPAVDSDDQTIDEAAAESLSCSVGSMDSVAAELDEEPAAEASQADTDADGDDPTYGMVIDLQKCVGCDSCTVACKAENRTPPGVSYNVVMEEEHGEFPNVSRTNTPRPCMQCTNPPCVQVCPVSATYKMDNGVVNIDYERCIGCRYCMIACPYGARYFDFGESYDDEVMEADEITSPEYGVDRDEEGRVEPVGNVRKCHFCHHRLNRGEEPACVETCVGDARNAGDLDDPDSDVAQMADSDRAFQLKEEGGTDPNVYYLK is encoded by the coding sequence ATGAGCCAGTCCAACGCACCGGGCGTGCCGGACGTAGCGGACATCGATCAGATGGTCGAAAACGAGCGCGAGGATCCCGAGTCGGTCCTCGCCGAAACCGACCACAGTACCGACCTCGGGCTGGCGATGGCCGAGGACGCCAAACGCGTCGGGCGCGGCGACCTGGAAAGCGAGGAGTTCTGGGCGAAATACGACGAGGCCGCCCGCGCGGAGTTCGGCGAGGCCTACGAAGCCACTCCAAACCCTGCAGTCGACAGCGACGACCAGACGATCGACGAGGCGGCCGCCGAAAGTCTCTCGTGTTCGGTCGGCTCGATGGATTCGGTCGCGGCGGAACTCGACGAGGAGCCGGCCGCCGAGGCGTCGCAGGCCGACACCGACGCCGACGGGGACGATCCGACCTACGGGATGGTGATCGACCTCCAGAAGTGCGTCGGCTGTGACTCCTGTACGGTCGCCTGCAAGGCCGAGAACCGCACACCGCCGGGAGTCAGTTACAACGTCGTGATGGAAGAAGAACACGGGGAGTTCCCCAACGTCTCGCGGACGAACACCCCCCGGCCGTGTATGCAGTGTACCAATCCCCCGTGTGTGCAGGTGTGTCCGGTCAGTGCGACCTACAAGATGGACAACGGCGTGGTCAACATCGACTACGAGCGCTGTATCGGTTGTCGGTACTGCATGATCGCCTGTCCCTACGGTGCCCGATACTTCGACTTCGGGGAATCGTACGACGACGAAGTGATGGAGGCCGACGAGATCACCAGTCCCGAGTACGGCGTCGACCGCGACGAGGAGGGGCGCGTCGAGCCCGTCGGCAACGTCCGGAAGTGTCATTTCTGTCACCACCGGCTGAACCGCGGCGAGGAACCGGCCTGCGTCGAGACCTGCGTCGGCGACGCGCGCAACGCCGGCGACCTCGACGATCCTGACAGCGACGTCGCACAGATGGCCGACTCCGACCGGGCCTTCCAGCTCAAAGAGGAGGGCGGCACCGACCCCAACGTCTACTACCTCAAGTAA
- the nrfD gene encoding NrfD/PsrC family molybdoenzyme membrane anchor subunit, producing MAAETDSGRLEFDTDFGFTSDRVRYGWYGLLAILLLVGAYAVYLRITQGMASTNLTSTTPWGAWVAFYIYFVGLSAGAFLVSTLSNVFGMEGMEKVDRDALFAAAISMVVALLFVWIDLGRMDRMYYPFIWRQITSPLAWEVHAYVAYIAVLVTELYFAMRIDLARLAARVEGWRGTLYRVLTLGRTDTGEHARERDETWLKRVGILGIPLAIFLVHGGTGVLFAVAKARPYWNSGLFPIIFVVSAIVSGAALVMGLYVLRSKVLGGSLDRSLLDRLAKLTAAFVLVDLAFFLIDMLIALNSLHPHDVETWLLILTGEMAWSFWLVMAGLGWVVPLTLLSKRSWRRTPSLMVLAALSVVIGIVGVRFNIVVPPLIVPVMEGLPAGEYFPSLVEWTTSAGIVAVGLALYTLGVELLPLEPLGDDQ from the coding sequence ATGGCAGCAGAGACAGACAGCGGTCGCCTGGAGTTCGACACCGACTTCGGCTTCACGAGCGACCGCGTACGATACGGCTGGTACGGACTGCTGGCAATCTTGCTGTTGGTCGGCGCGTACGCTGTCTATCTCCGGATCACCCAGGGGATGGCGAGCACGAACCTCACTAGCACGACTCCCTGGGGCGCGTGGGTCGCCTTCTACATCTACTTCGTCGGTCTCTCGGCCGGGGCGTTTCTGGTGAGCACGCTCTCGAACGTCTTCGGGATGGAGGGCATGGAAAAGGTCGACCGCGACGCGCTGTTCGCGGCGGCGATCAGTATGGTTGTCGCGCTACTGTTCGTCTGGATCGACCTCGGGCGGATGGACCGGATGTACTACCCGTTCATCTGGCGCCAGATAACGTCGCCGCTGGCGTGGGAGGTCCACGCCTACGTGGCCTACATCGCGGTGCTGGTGACCGAACTGTACTTCGCGATGCGGATCGACCTGGCTCGCCTGGCGGCCCGAGTCGAGGGCTGGCGCGGGACGCTCTATCGCGTCCTGACCCTCGGACGGACTGACACCGGCGAGCACGCACGCGAGCGCGACGAGACGTGGCTCAAACGCGTCGGGATCCTCGGGATCCCGCTGGCGATCTTCCTGGTCCACGGCGGGACGGGCGTGCTGTTCGCGGTCGCGAAGGCCCGCCCCTACTGGAACAGCGGCCTGTTCCCGATCATCTTCGTCGTCTCCGCGATCGTCAGCGGGGCGGCGCTTGTGATGGGACTGTACGTGCTCCGGAGCAAGGTCCTCGGCGGGAGCCTGGACCGGTCGCTGCTGGACCGGCTCGCGAAGCTGACGGCCGCGTTCGTCCTCGTCGATCTGGCCTTCTTCCTGATCGACATGCTGATCGCGCTCAACAGCCTCCACCCCCACGACGTCGAGACCTGGCTATTGATACTGACCGGTGAGATGGCCTGGTCGTTCTGGCTCGTGATGGCCGGGCTTGGCTGGGTCGTCCCGCTGACCCTGCTCTCGAAGCGGTCCTGGCGTCGGACGCCATCGCTGATGGTGCTGGCGGCTCTCAGCGTCGTCATCGGCATCGTCGGCGTCCGGTTCAACATCGTCGTCCCGCCGCTGATCGTCCCCGTGATGGAGGGGCTGCCGGCCGGCGAGTACTTCCCGAGCCTCGTCGAGTGGACGACCAGCGCAGGCATCGTCGCCGTCGGGCTCGCGCTGTACACGCTCGGCGTCGAACTGCTTCCCCTCGAACCCCTCGGTGATGATCAATGA